In a single window of the Halobacteriovorax sp. DA5 genome:
- a CDS encoding secondary thiamine-phosphate synthase enzyme YjbQ — translation MMPIKTQIVNTSGEGFYDITAQMRQCLEELNPSDEDGILVCQIQHTSAALCINEAFDPSAKVDMENFLKHLAPRSLSFITHTAEGPDDSPSHMKSILMQTSLTMIIENGELDIGRWSGIYLCEFRDATHTRKVKVKFMKG, via the coding sequence ATGATGCCTATAAAAACGCAGATAGTAAACACATCAGGTGAAGGCTTTTACGACATAACGGCCCAGATGCGACAATGCTTAGAAGAACTCAACCCTAGTGATGAAGATGGTATCCTAGTGTGTCAAATACAACACACCAGTGCTGCGCTATGTATAAACGAGGCTTTTGACCCAAGTGCAAAAGTTGATATGGAAAACTTCCTCAAGCATCTGGCCCCAAGAAGCCTCTCTTTTATCACTCATACAGCTGAAGGGCCTGATGACTCACCTTCTCACATGAAGTCAATTCTTATGCAAACTTCCCTTACGATGATTATTGAAAATGGTGAACTTGATATTGGCCGATGGTCTGGAATTTATCTTTGTGAATTCAGAGATGCGACTCATACGAGGAAAGTGAAAGTTAAATTCATGAAAGGATAG
- the cdaA gene encoding diadenylate cyclase CdaA — MTLFSTLLKQLSIKDFFDMGIVALMIYQVLKIVKGTRAIQVLLGMVFLAILYTLGIKYNLYTVNWILEHFFDYIFIIFIVIFQDQLRAALATVGTGRKMFNFFDRSPVNYDIEEVIKSVTALSKERTGALLVIERKNGLQNYIDTGTIIDATIHSDLIYSIFQTISPLHDGAIILRDGKLLAAGCFLPLSKNIEIDRHFGTRHRAALGVSEVSDAIVIIVSEETGKIKLCINGQFFYSHNENELRMMLKKAWAGKRLDLQSQIVGQV; from the coding sequence ATGACATTATTTTCAACGCTTCTAAAGCAATTAAGCATTAAAGATTTTTTCGACATGGGCATTGTCGCCCTGATGATCTATCAGGTTCTAAAGATCGTAAAAGGGACAAGGGCCATTCAGGTATTACTTGGTATGGTTTTTCTCGCTATCCTCTATACTCTTGGGATTAAGTACAATCTCTACACAGTAAATTGGATCCTTGAGCACTTCTTTGATTATATCTTCATTATTTTCATCGTTATCTTTCAAGACCAGCTTCGTGCTGCTCTTGCAACAGTTGGTACGGGAAGAAAGATGTTTAACTTCTTTGATCGCTCTCCTGTTAACTATGACATCGAAGAGGTAATTAAGAGTGTAACGGCCCTTTCTAAAGAGAGAACAGGTGCTCTTCTTGTCATTGAAAGAAAAAACGGTCTACAAAACTATATCGATACTGGAACAATTATCGATGCAACGATTCATTCAGACTTAATCTATTCTATCTTCCAAACAATTTCGCCTCTTCATGATGGTGCCATTATTTTAAGAGATGGAAAACTTCTGGCCGCAGGTTGTTTCTTGCCATTATCTAAGAATATTGAAATTGATCGCCACTTCGGAACTCGCCACCGTGCAGCTCTTGGTGTTTCAGAAGTATCAGATGCCATTGTTATTATTGTAAGTGAAGAAACCGGAAAGATTAAACTGTGTATTAATGGCCAGTTCTTCTATTCTCATAACGAGAATGAGCTACGTATGATGCTTAAGAAGGCGTGGGCAGGCAAGAGACTTGATCTACAATCTCAAATCGTAGGGCAGGTATAA
- a CDS encoding YbbR-like domain-containing protein: MLKKIKSNNLFELIQNQLLTLLSIILAIFLWFYVVNSEPITTERIYNLEVLPATSMDVTSVSAHEIHVTLKGARAFLKDFHGDDHLKLQVDLKKMKVNRTTKQVKYSISETDLIVPFGVEVVDIKPKHIAIKLDKLIYKNVPIKVNYMNNLPKELKLISSSLSRNQVKIEGARDIMRNVGQVKTRLIDLSELSGQGEVPIQLEDLPEFLRYGENDTLSFKYDIRPQKANLTLKNIPILFIAPNMKFRSRIRKVSLDVLTTGRDDIKASEVKVYAEIPSDMGRSADIRLRAELPEDVHLLKIHPEIIKVSR; encoded by the coding sequence ATGTTAAAGAAAATTAAAAGCAATAATTTATTTGAATTAATTCAAAATCAGCTACTAACTCTACTGAGTATTATTCTTGCAATTTTTCTTTGGTTCTATGTTGTAAACTCGGAGCCAATTACAACTGAAAGAATCTATAACCTAGAAGTACTTCCAGCAACAAGTATGGATGTTACTTCAGTGTCTGCTCACGAAATTCATGTGACATTAAAGGGAGCTCGTGCATTCCTAAAAGACTTTCATGGCGATGATCACTTGAAGCTTCAAGTTGACCTTAAGAAAATGAAAGTTAATCGCACAACGAAACAAGTAAAATATTCGATTAGCGAAACGGATTTAATTGTTCCTTTTGGTGTTGAGGTTGTGGATATTAAGCCAAAGCATATAGCCATCAAGCTAGATAAATTAATTTATAAGAATGTTCCTATTAAGGTAAATTACATGAATAACTTACCTAAGGAATTAAAGCTCATTTCTTCATCTCTTAGTCGTAATCAAGTTAAGATTGAGGGAGCACGTGATATCATGAGAAATGTGGGGCAGGTGAAAACACGCCTAATTGATCTATCGGAGTTATCTGGTCAGGGGGAAGTTCCGATTCAACTTGAAGATCTTCCAGAGTTTCTTCGTTACGGTGAGAATGACACTCTTTCGTTTAAGTATGATATTAGGCCACAAAAAGCTAATCTCACGTTAAAGAATATCCCAATTTTATTTATTGCGCCTAATATGAAATTTCGTTCTCGCATAAGAAAGGTCTCTTTAGATGTACTAACTACTGGTAGAGATGATATAAAGGCAAGCGAAGTTAAGGTTTATGCAGAAATTCCTTCTGATATGGGAAGAAGTGCAGATATTCGTCTAAGGGCCGAGCTTCCTGAGGACGTTCATTTATTAAAAATTCATCCAGAAATAATTAAAGTGAGTAGATAA
- the glmM gene encoding phosphoglucosamine mutase has protein sequence MTERKLFGTDGIRGKANIYPMVPEIATALGRAVTFYFQKKNKNKKTPLIIVGKDTRLSCYMIEQAFSAGVLSQGGRVIFTGPLPTPGVAFVTTSMRADAGVMISASHNDYDDNGIKLFDAHGFKLPDEVELELEELVLNPKLIPPKVGAEIGRAKRLEGVEGRYVVHVKSAIDEECDLSGMRVVVDCANGASYKVAPLVMSELGAEVFPLGVNPNGQNINLNCGSLHPALASQEVVKLRADMGFCLDGDADRIQVIDKDGGLIKGDKLIGIFAKLLLEQGKLKKGDTVVGTIMSNLGLENYLKKLGLKFHRTAVGDRYIMEYMRSENALLGGEPSGHIIFLEHATTGDGTLAALKSIEATYFFKKSINELSQEVELYPQVLKNVSVSQKKKVEEMPTFAAELKACEEELGEEGRVIFRYSGTEPLARVMVEGRCEDKINTVCDRLVSALKKEIA, from the coding sequence ATGACTGAAAGAAAACTATTTGGAACTGATGGAATTAGAGGTAAAGCAAATATTTATCCAATGGTTCCTGAAATTGCGACAGCACTTGGACGTGCAGTAACTTTCTATTTTCAAAAAAAGAATAAGAATAAGAAAACACCTCTAATTATCGTTGGTAAAGATACAAGACTAAGCTGTTATATGATTGAGCAAGCTTTTTCGGCAGGTGTATTATCTCAAGGTGGACGAGTGATTTTTACTGGACCTCTTCCAACTCCTGGAGTTGCTTTTGTGACAACTTCTATGAGAGCGGATGCTGGTGTTATGATTTCAGCTTCACATAATGATTACGATGATAATGGTATTAAGTTATTTGATGCCCACGGATTCAAGCTTCCAGACGAAGTTGAGTTAGAGCTTGAAGAGTTAGTTCTTAATCCTAAACTTATTCCACCAAAAGTTGGTGCCGAAATCGGTCGTGCAAAAAGACTTGAAGGTGTTGAAGGCCGCTACGTTGTTCACGTTAAGTCAGCAATTGATGAAGAGTGTGACCTAAGTGGTATGCGTGTGGTTGTGGATTGTGCAAATGGTGCTAGCTATAAAGTTGCTCCTCTTGTCATGAGTGAGTTAGGTGCAGAAGTTTTTCCATTAGGTGTAAATCCAAATGGCCAAAATATTAATTTAAATTGTGGAAGCTTACACCCTGCTCTTGCAAGTCAAGAAGTAGTAAAGCTTCGTGCAGATATGGGATTTTGTCTTGATGGTGATGCTGATCGTATTCAAGTAATAGATAAAGACGGTGGACTTATTAAAGGTGATAAGCTGATTGGAATTTTTGCGAAGCTTTTACTTGAGCAAGGAAAGCTTAAAAAAGGTGACACTGTTGTTGGAACGATTATGTCTAACCTTGGGCTTGAGAACTACCTTAAGAAGTTAGGTCTTAAATTTCATCGTACAGCAGTTGGTGATCGCTATATTATGGAGTATATGAGAAGTGAAAATGCTCTTCTTGGTGGTGAACCATCTGGGCATATTATTTTTCTAGAGCATGCAACTACTGGAGACGGGACTCTTGCAGCTCTTAAGTCAATTGAGGCCACTTATTTCTTTAAGAAATCAATTAATGAACTGTCTCAAGAAGTAGAATTATATCCACAAGTTTTAAAGAACGTATCTGTTTCTCAAAAGAAGAAGGTTGAAGAAATGCCTACATTTGCAGCAGAACTTAAGGCCTGTGAAGAAGAATTAGGTGAAGAAGGACGTGTGATTTTCCGATACTCAGGAACTGAACCTCTAGCACGTGTTATGGTTGAAGGACGTTGTGAAGATAAGATCAATACAGTTTGTGATCGTCTTGTGAGCGCTCTTAAAAAGGAAATTGCATAA
- a CDS encoding pyridoxine 5'-phosphate synthase has product MTDKMIPRLGVNIDHVATLRQQRDEGYPSVANAAQDVLMAGADQITIHLREDRRHIQDTDLTSVMAVTKRFEKPLNLEIGCAKEIVEIAADFKPDWICLVPEKREEKTTEGGLDLSAANFDKVSQTMSYLREHSPKTKISLFVEASTDVMKKAIELKADAVEIHTGAYAIDFLKEGDLNPHLNNYVDCFKVLEGTGVAFHAGHGLTMESVRPLLEQGLFAEYNIGHWIVSQAVFSGISNVTRDMLNLFRNHPVK; this is encoded by the coding sequence ATGACTGATAAAATGATTCCAAGACTTGGTGTAAATATTGACCACGTAGCAACTCTTAGACAACAAAGAGATGAAGGCTACCCAAGTGTTGCAAACGCCGCTCAAGATGTTTTAATGGCCGGTGCTGATCAAATTACTATTCACTTACGTGAAGACAGAAGACATATTCAAGATACGGACTTAACAAGTGTTATGGCCGTAACAAAGCGTTTTGAAAAACCATTAAATCTTGAAATTGGCTGTGCTAAAGAGATTGTTGAAATTGCAGCTGATTTTAAACCAGATTGGATCTGTCTTGTTCCAGAAAAAAGAGAAGAGAAGACAACAGAAGGTGGACTAGATCTTTCTGCAGCTAATTTTGATAAAGTATCACAAACTATGTCATACCTAAGAGAGCATTCTCCAAAAACAAAAATCTCTCTTTTTGTTGAAGCCTCGACAGATGTAATGAAGAAGGCCATCGAATTAAAAGCAGATGCTGTTGAAATTCATACGGGAGCATATGCTATCGACTTCCTAAAAGAAGGAGATCTTAATCCTCATCTTAATAACTATGTTGATTGTTTTAAAGTTCTAGAGGGGACAGGTGTTGCTTTCCATGCTGGCCACGGATTAACAATGGAGAGTGTAAGACCTCTTCTTGAGCAAGGTCTTTTTGCTGAATATAATATTGGTCACTGGATTGTGTCTCAAGCTGTATTTAGTGGAATCTCTAATGTTACTAGAGATATGTTAAATTTGTTTAGAAACCATCCAGTTAAGTAA
- a CDS encoding tRNA (adenosine(37)-N6)-threonylcarbamoyltransferase complex ATPase subunit type 1 TsaE: MFDYQDVRHWKKVYQSDISNIIVELKESLNEPSVVILDGAVGAGKTTFTNVFLGEDKSGSPTYSLINDCGDVVHADFYRLDSPEEIIHLELAMYLDEKKYFLVEWGKDYIRDIYRELSDDFNYFQLSIEANDKKDDEESASRNYFLKKIIF; this comes from the coding sequence TTGTTTGACTATCAAGATGTTAGGCATTGGAAAAAAGTATACCAAAGTGATATTTCAAATATTATTGTCGAACTAAAAGAGTCGTTAAATGAGCCATCTGTTGTGATTTTAGATGGAGCAGTTGGCGCGGGAAAGACAACATTCACTAATGTCTTCTTAGGTGAAGACAAGTCAGGTTCTCCAACATATTCCCTTATCAATGATTGCGGCGATGTTGTCCATGCAGACTTCTATCGTCTTGATTCGCCAGAAGAGATCATTCATCTTGAACTTGCAATGTACCTCGATGAGAAAAAATACTTTCTTGTTGAGTGGGGCAAGGACTATATCAGAGATATTTACCGTGAACTTTCTGATGACTTCAATTATTTTCAACTAAGCATTGAGGCCAATGACAAGAAAGATGATGAAGAAAGTGCATCTCGTAATTATTTTTTGAAGAAAATTATTTTTTAA
- a CDS encoding Rrf2 family transcriptional regulator → MRLTSKGRYAVRAMLDLTTHSNGNPVRLQEISERQNISLHYLEQLFRKLRNGQAVKSVRGPGGGYVLARSMEEITIKDVLECVGENINPAKDILGTEAEQASTVEFHLSKNYFQNLGFIMSEYLTTTSLGDLVRKSGEVESEVRGEEASNEQATQTVEAVTQNTSNESAFSEYASGIRSGLGEINQ, encoded by the coding sequence ATGAGACTCACTTCGAAAGGACGCTACGCAGTTAGAGCAATGCTTGACCTAACTACTCACAGCAACGGAAACCCTGTAAGACTTCAGGAAATTTCAGAAAGACAAAACATTTCACTTCACTACCTTGAGCAACTTTTCAGAAAGCTTAGAAATGGCCAAGCTGTTAAGTCAGTAAGAGGACCAGGTGGTGGTTATGTTCTTGCTCGTTCGATGGAAGAAATTACAATTAAAGATGTACTTGAATGTGTTGGTGAAAATATCAACCCAGCAAAAGACATCCTAGGAACAGAAGCAGAGCAAGCTAGCACTGTTGAATTCCACCTGTCTAAGAATTACTTTCAAAACCTTGGTTTCATTATGAGCGAATACCTAACAACTACTTCTTTAGGTGACCTTGTAAGAAAATCTGGTGAAGTTGAGTCAGAAGTTAGAGGTGAAGAAGCTTCTAATGAACAAGCTACTCAAACAGTAGAAGCAGTTACTCAAAACACTTCAAATGAAAGTGCATTTAGCGAGTACGCTTCAGGAATCAGATCAGGTTTAGGTGAAATTAATCAATAA